In Carassius gibelio isolate Cgi1373 ecotype wild population from Czech Republic chromosome B4, carGib1.2-hapl.c, whole genome shotgun sequence, one DNA window encodes the following:
- the LOC127955947 gene encoding zinc finger protein OZF-like isoform X5, protein MVFIKEEIEENTSEIKKEEPETWKIKEEEPETCRIKHEERGEFIEESEENKKWSEVEEKNHVKTGEKPLRAKKTFTCTQCGKSFTYQCHLDFHMRIHTGEKPFTCKQCGKSFTQKKSLTAHMRIHTGEKPYKCSHCDKRFSDSGDLKKHERIHTGPKPYEYSHCDKRFRHPSFLKTHEKIHTGEKPFECSHCDKKFTQSGYLKIHERIHTGEKPFECSHCDKKFTQSGYLKVHERIHTGEKPFECSHCDKRFTQSGDLKTHERIHTGEKPFECSHCDKRFSRSTELKIHERIHTGEKPFKCSHCDKRFTQSGDLKTHERIHTGEKPFECSHCDKRFSRSADLKTHERIHTGEKPYKCSHCDKRFKQSSHLKSHERIHTGEKPFECSHCDKRFTQSADLKTHERIHTGEKPYHCTECGKRFSNSSALHIHTKKYHSKAPYKQRCL, encoded by the coding sequence AAGAAAGTGAGGAGAACAAAAAATGGAGTGAAGTTGAGGAGAAAAATCAtgtcaaaactggagaaaaacctttgaGAGCTAAGAAAACTTTCacatgcactcagtgtggaaagagtttcacatacCAATGTCATCTTGATTTTCACAtgagaatccacactggagagaaaccgttcacTTGTAAACAATGTGGGAAgagttttacacaaaaaaaaagccTTACGGCACAtatgaggatccacactggagaaaaaccttacaagtgttcacattgtgacaagagattcagtgattcaggagacctgaaaaaacatgagaggatccacactggaccAAAACCTTATGAGTATTCacattgtgacaagagattcagacACCCATCgtttctgaaaacacatgagaagatccacacaggagagaaaccttttgagtgttcacactgtgacaagaaatTCACTCAGTCAGGATACCTGAAAATACATGagagaatccacactggagaaaaaccttttgagtgttcacactgtgacaagaaatTCACTCAGTCAGGATACCTGAAAGTACATGagagaatccacactggagaaaaaccttttgagtgttcacactgtgacaagagattcactcagtcaggagacctgaaaacacatgagaggatccacactggagagaaaccttttgagtgttcacactgtgacaagagattcagtaggTCAACAGAActgaaaatacatgagaggatccacactggagaaaaaccttttaagtgttcacactgtgacaagagattcactcagtcaggagacctgaaaacacatgagaggatccacactggagagaaaccttttgagtgttcacactgtgacaagagattcagtaggTCAGCagacctgaaaacacatgagaggatccacactggagagaaaccttacaagtgttcacattgtgacaagagattcaaacAGTCATCACATCTAAaatcacatgagaggatccacactggagagaaaccttttgagtgttcacactgtgacaagagattcactcAGTCAGCagacctgaaaacacatgagaggatccacactggagagaaaccgtatcactgcactGAATGTGGGAAGCGCTTCAGTAATTCATCTGCtctacacatacatacaaaaaaatatcacAGTAAGGCCCCGTACAAACAAAGATGCCTTTAG
- the LOC127955947 gene encoding zinc finger protein OZF-like isoform X6, producing MVFIKEEIEENTSEIKEEEPETCRIKHEERGEFIEESEENKKWSEVEEKNHVKTGEKPLRAKKTFTCTQCGKSFTYQCHLDFHMRIHTGEKPFTCKQCGKSFTQKKSLTAHMRIHTGEKPYKCSHCDKRFSDSGDLKKHERIHTGPKPYEYSHCDKRFRHPSFLKTHEKIHTGEKPFECSHCDKKFTQSGYLKIHERIHTGEKPFECSHCDKKFTQSGYLKVHERIHTGEKPFECSHCDKRFTQSGDLKTHERIHTGEKPFECSHCDKRFSRSTELKIHERIHTGEKPFKCSHCDKRFTQSGDLKTHERIHTGEKPFECSHCDKRFSRSADLKTHERIHTGEKPYKCSHCDKRFKQSSHLKSHERIHTGEKPFECSHCDKRFTQSADLKTHERIHTGEKPYHCTECGKRFSNSSALHIHTKKYHSKAPYKQRCL from the coding sequence AAGAAAGTGAGGAGAACAAAAAATGGAGTGAAGTTGAGGAGAAAAATCAtgtcaaaactggagaaaaacctttgaGAGCTAAGAAAACTTTCacatgcactcagtgtggaaagagtttcacatacCAATGTCATCTTGATTTTCACAtgagaatccacactggagagaaaccgttcacTTGTAAACAATGTGGGAAgagttttacacaaaaaaaaagccTTACGGCACAtatgaggatccacactggagaaaaaccttacaagtgttcacattgtgacaagagattcagtgattcaggagacctgaaaaaacatgagaggatccacactggaccAAAACCTTATGAGTATTCacattgtgacaagagattcagacACCCATCgtttctgaaaacacatgagaagatccacacaggagagaaaccttttgagtgttcacactgtgacaagaaatTCACTCAGTCAGGATACCTGAAAATACATGagagaatccacactggagaaaaaccttttgagtgttcacactgtgacaagaaatTCACTCAGTCAGGATACCTGAAAGTACATGagagaatccacactggagaaaaaccttttgagtgttcacactgtgacaagagattcactcagtcaggagacctgaaaacacatgagaggatccacactggagagaaaccttttgagtgttcacactgtgacaagagattcagtaggTCAACAGAActgaaaatacatgagaggatccacactggagaaaaaccttttaagtgttcacactgtgacaagagattcactcagtcaggagacctgaaaacacatgagaggatccacactggagagaaaccttttgagtgttcacactgtgacaagagattcagtaggTCAGCagacctgaaaacacatgagaggatccacactggagagaaaccttacaagtgttcacattgtgacaagagattcaaacAGTCATCACATCTAAaatcacatgagaggatccacactggagagaaaccttttgagtgttcacactgtgacaagagattcactcAGTCAGCagacctgaaaacacatgagaggatccacactggagagaaaccgtatcactgcactGAATGTGGGAAGCGCTTCAGTAATTCATCTGCtctacacatacatacaaaaaaatatcacAGTAAGGCCCCGTACAAACAAAGATGCCTTTAG